A genomic segment from Perca flavescens isolate YP-PL-M2 chromosome 13, PFLA_1.0, whole genome shotgun sequence encodes:
- the LOC114566261 gene encoding olfactory receptor 52D1-like, with protein sequence MENYTYNSLTLQLEGLMVTKTNKYPVFLFLLLAYVFILIANMGIVILIWKNRSLHQPMYLLFCNLSINDVMGNSLLVPRVLADILVPPSERIIHYYECLMQAFTGHMFGTNSHTVLMIMAFDRYVAICNPLRYATIMNGKMVIKLTVSAWGVSFVLVAILLSLTIRLNRCRTLITNPFCDNPSLYKLSCEDVFINNVYGLAFTVVLLSSSICSIILTYSNITAACLTSNSKSLNSKALKTCSTHLCLYLIMLVTGLIPIALHRFPQFPEYRKISVILFCIVPGSLNPVIYGLQSQEILKCLSKLFHLERVKPSF encoded by the coding sequence ATGGAAAACTATACATACAACAGCCTCACTCTTCAGCTCGAGGGGTTAATGGTCACCAAGACTAACAAGTACCCTGTCTTCTTATTTCTGCTCTTGGCCTATGTTTTCATCTTAATTGCCAACATGGGAATCGTGATCTTGATATGGAAGAATAGAAGCCTCCATCAGCCGATGTATCTCCTCTTCTGTAACCTGTCGATAAATGATGTCATGGGAAACTCTCTCCTGGTTCCACGGGTGCTCGCAGACATCCTGGTGCCCCCCTCTGAGCGCATTATTCACTACTATGAGTGTCTGATGCAAGCTTTTACCGGACATATGTTCGGCACCAACTCACACACAGTGCTCATGATTATGGCCTTTGACAGATATGTGGCCATCTGTAATCCCCTGCGATATGCTACGATAATGAACGGCAAAATGGTGATCAAGCTGACAGTTTCTGCCTGGGGAGTGTCCTTTGTTTTGGTGGCCATTCTGCTCAGTCTGACCATACGACTGAACCGATGCAGGACTCTGATCACAAACCCTTTCTGTGATAATCCCTCGCTCTATAAACTCTCCTGTGAGGATGTGTTCATCAATAACGTCTATGGCCTCGCTTTCACTGTCGTCCTTCTCTCGTCctctatatgcagtataattcTCACATATTCTAATATCACAGCAGCCTGTCTGACTAGTAATAGCAAATCTTTGAACAGTAAAGCCTTGAAGACCTGCAGCACTCATCTGTGCCTGTATTTGATCATGCTTGTCACTGGGCTGATCCCCATCGCCCTTCACCGCTTCCCCCAGTTCCCAGAGTACAGGAAGATTTCAGTCATTCTCTTTTGCATTGTTCCCGGCAGCCTCAACCCTGTTATCTATGGGCTGCAATCCCAAGAAATACTCAAGTGTTTGTCAAAACTATTCCACCTTGAAAGAGTTAAACCATCATTTTAA
- the LOC114566262 gene encoding olfactory receptor 52N2-like has protein sequence MENYTYNSYTLQLEGLIVSQESTYPVFLFVFFSYLFIIVTNVGITVLVFNEKNLHQPMYLLFCNLPLNDVLGNSNMVPRLLLDMLRPPSERIISYYECVVQAFVSHMFGTASHTVLMIMAFDRYLAICNPLRYASIMTNKMVIKLTVSAWGVALVMVGILLGLTIRLNRCTTMIQNPYCDNASLFKLSCEDVFINNIYGLAYTVVLLTSSIGCMVLTYINIAVVCLMSNNKSLNSKALKTCSTHLFAYLIMLLSGTVVIILHRFPQYSDYRKLTVILFHIVPGSLNPIIYGLQSKEIQKFFFKFMSNKAFPLS, from the coding sequence ATGGAAAACTACACCTACAACAGCTACACACTCCAACTGGAGGGGTTAATTGTTTCTCAAGAGTCTACGTACcctgtctttctctttgtctttttctcctACCTTTTTATAATAGTCACAAATGTTGGTATTACTGTTCTGGTTTTCAATGAGAAAAATCTTCACCAGCCCATGTATCTGCTTTTTTGTAACCTGCCCTTAAATGATGTACTTGGAAATTCTAACATGGTGCCCCGTTTGCTTTTAGACATGTTGCGTCCTCCCTCTGAGCGCATCATCAGTTATTATGAATGTGTGGTCCAAGCTTTTGTCTCACATATGTTTGGCACCGCTTCCCACACAGTGCTCATGATTATGGCCTTTGACAGATATTTGGCCATCTGCAATCCCCTGCGCTATGCTTCCATAATGACCAACAAAATGGTGATCAAGCTGACAGTTTCTGCCTGGGGAGTGGCCTTAGTAATGGTCGGGATTCTGCTCGGTCTGACCATACGGCTGAACCGATGCACGACTATGATCCAAAACCCCTATTGTGACAATGCCTCACTGTTTAAACTCTCCTGTGAGGATGTGTTTATTAATAATATCTATGGCCTTGCTTACACTGTAGTTCTGTTAACAAGTTCTATAGGCTGCATGGTTCTCACCTATATTAATATTGCAGTAGTCTGTCTGATGAGTAACAACAAGTCTCTGAACAGTAAAGCCTTGAAGACCTGCAGCACTCATCTCTTTGCATATCTAATTATGTTGTTGAGTGGAACGGTTGTCATCATCCTGCATCGCTTCCCTCAGTATTCAGACTACAGAAAACTCACTGTCATTTTGTTTCATATCGTCCCTGGCAGCCTCAACCCCATTATTTATGGTTTGCAGtcaaaagaaatacagaaattCTTTTTCAAGTTCATGTCCAACAAAGCTTTTCCATTATCGTAA